Proteins encoded by one window of Clostridium bornimense:
- the yhbY gene encoding ribosome assembly RNA-binding protein YhbY, with amino-acid sequence MITSKQRSYLRSLSNNITPIFQIGKGGIDDNMLKAIESALEARELIKISILNNSDYGAREASDEICKKLKCDGVQAIGKKIVLYKKSSKKPVIELP; translated from the coding sequence ATGATAACAAGTAAGCAAAGAAGTTATTTAAGATCATTATCTAATAACATAACACCTATATTTCAAATTGGTAAGGGTGGTATAGATGATAATATGTTAAAAGCTATAGAATCAGCATTAGAGGCTAGAGAGTTAATTAAAATTTCTATATTAAATAATTCTGACTATGGAGCTAGAGAAGCTAGTGATGAAATTTGTAAAAAATTAAAATGTGATGGAGTTCAAGCTATAGGGAAAAAGATAGTACTTTATAAGAAAAGTTCAAAGAAACCTGTAATTGAATTGCCATAA
- the rpmA gene encoding 50S ribosomal protein L27: MFIIDLQLFAHKKGVGSSKNGRDSESKRLGTKCADGEFVLAGNILVRQRGTKIHPGTNVGKGGDDTLFAKVDGIVRYERMGRDKKKASVYPIAVEEAINE; this comes from the coding sequence ATGTTTATCATTGACCTTCAGTTATTTGCTCACAAAAAAGGGGTAGGTAGCTCAAAGAACGGTAGAGATTCTGAATCAAAGAGATTAGGAACTAAATGCGCTGATGGAGAATTTGTTTTAGCTGGTAACATATTAGTTAGACAAAGAGGAACTAAGATTCACCCAGGTACAAACGTTGGTAAAGGTGGAGATGACACTTTATTTGCTAAGGTTGACGGTATAGTTAGATACGAAAGAATGGGTAGAGATAAGAAAAAAGCAAGCGTATATCCAATCGCTGTAGAAGAAGCAATTAACGAATAA
- a CDS encoding RidA family protein yields MEKEIISTINAPAAIGPYSQAIRVGNLVFTSGQLPLIPSTGELVKYDIKKATVQCLENIKAILDEAGTSFDKVVKTMVFLRDMEDFEDMNEIYSKYFAVKQPARSCVQVAKLPKNAPIEIEVIALVTE; encoded by the coding sequence ATGGAAAAGGAAATAATAAGCACTATTAATGCACCAGCAGCAATAGGACCATATTCACAAGCTATAAGAGTAGGGAATTTAGTATTTACATCAGGTCAATTACCATTAATACCAAGTACTGGTGAGTTAGTTAAATATGATATAAAGAAGGCTACTGTTCAATGTTTAGAAAATATAAAAGCAATTTTAGATGAAGCAGGTACATCTTTTGATAAAGTTGTAAAAACAATGGTATTTTTAAGAGATATGGAAGATTTTGAAGATATGAATGAAATATATTCAAAGTATTTTGCAGTAAAACAGCCAGCAAGATCATGTGTTCAAGTGGCTAAATTGCCTAAAAATGCTCCAATTGAAATAGAGGTTATTGCATTAGTTACAGAATAG
- the obgE gene encoding GTPase ObgE, whose protein sequence is MFIDKARIFVKSGDGGNGAISFRREKYVPLGGPDGGDGGNGGSIVLEVDTNMTTLLDFTYKRKYSAERGQDGGTSKCFGRKGEDLIIKVPMGTVVREEESNKIIADLAHPGDRCIVCKGGKGGKGNVHFVTPTRQAPHFAEPGMPGEEMFIRLELKLLADVGLLGFPNVGKSTLLSTISKAKPKIANYHFTTLKPNLGVVALPGINPFVIADIPGIIEGASEGVGLGLEFLRHIERTRLLIHVVDISGIEGRDPIDDFIKINEELKKYSIKLWDRPQIIAANKSDMLYDEEVFINFKEKLKEMGYDKVFKISAATMSGVEELIKVAAEELSKIPVVDLEISEDEMYIPEEKRFTYEIRVEDYEEDNKVYIIEGTFVDRLLLAVNIHDPDSLRYFHKVLMKKGIMTELREMGIKDGDMVRLNDFEFEYLL, encoded by the coding sequence TTGTTTATAGATAAAGCAAGGATCTTTGTTAAGTCAGGCGATGGTGGTAATGGTGCAATTTCTTTCAGAAGAGAAAAGTATGTTCCACTTGGAGGGCCAGATGGAGGCGATGGTGGTAATGGTGGAAGTATAGTATTAGAGGTAGATACTAATATGACAACATTACTAGATTTTACATACAAGAGAAAATATTCTGCTGAGAGAGGTCAAGATGGTGGAACATCTAAATGTTTTGGTAGAAAAGGTGAAGACTTAATCATAAAAGTGCCAATGGGAACAGTAGTAAGAGAAGAAGAAAGTAATAAGATAATAGCAGATTTAGCTCACCCGGGAGATAGATGTATTGTATGTAAAGGTGGTAAGGGTGGAAAAGGAAATGTACACTTTGTTACACCAACTAGGCAAGCACCTCATTTTGCAGAACCAGGTATGCCAGGCGAAGAAATGTTCATAAGATTAGAATTAAAACTATTAGCGGATGTTGGACTACTTGGATTCCCTAATGTAGGTAAATCTACTTTGTTATCTACTATAAGTAAAGCAAAACCTAAAATAGCAAATTATCATTTTACCACATTAAAACCTAATTTAGGAGTAGTGGCACTTCCAGGAATAAATCCTTTTGTTATAGCTGATATTCCAGGAATTATTGAAGGAGCTTCAGAAGGTGTAGGCTTAGGACTAGAGTTTTTAAGACATATAGAAAGAACAAGATTATTGATTCATGTTGTAGATATTAGTGGTATTGAAGGAAGAGATCCAATTGATGACTTTATTAAAATAAATGAAGAACTAAAAAAATATTCTATTAAGCTATGGGATAGACCACAAATTATAGCTGCAAATAAGAGTGATATGTTATATGATGAAGAAGTGTTTATAAACTTCAAAGAAAAACTTAAAGAAATGGGATATGATAAAGTATTTAAGATTTCTGCGGCAACAATGTCAGGTGTAGAAGAACTTATAAAAGTAGCAGCTGAGGAATTATCTAAAATACCTGTTGTAGATTTAGAAATAAGTGAAGATGAAATGTATATTCCAGAAGAAAAGAGATTTACTTATGAAATAAGAGTAGAAGATTACGAAGAAGATAATAAAGTATATATAATAGAGGGTACTTTTGTAGATAGATTATTATTAGCAGTTAATATTCATGATCCAGACTCTTTAAGATATTTCCATAAGGTTTTAATGAAAAAAGGTATTATGACTGAACTTAGAGAAATGGGAATCAAAGATGGAGATATGGTAAGATTGAATGATTTTGAATTTGAATATCTATTATAG
- the rplU gene encoding 50S ribosomal protein L21, whose translation MYAVVVTGGKQYKVEEGNTIFVEKLEAEVGSTVELDKVLAVSKDGEIKVGKPVVEGAKVVAKVVAQDKAKKIIVFKYKPKKDYRKKQGHRQPYTKLVIEKIEA comes from the coding sequence ATGTACGCAGTTGTTGTTACTGGTGGAAAACAGTATAAAGTTGAAGAAGGAAACACAATCTTTGTTGAAAAATTAGAAGCAGAGGTTGGTTCTACAGTTGAACTTGACAAAGTTCTTGCAGTTAGCAAGGATGGAGAAATCAAGGTTGGAAAGCCTGTTGTTGAAGGAGCTAAAGTTGTTGCTAAGGTTGTTGCTCAAGATAAGGCAAAGAAGATTATTGTTTTCAAATATAAGCCTAAAAAGGATTATAGAAAGAAACAAGGTCATAGACAACCTTACACTAAATTAGTTATTGAAAAAATCGAAGCTTAA
- a CDS encoding helix-hairpin-helix domain-containing protein — MKEFFNKYKILIIVVICLLGFLLIFSNFNSSINDEEDAFKKYSKETEIKEDSEDSYTEKNKEEEIFVYIGGAVVKPNVYKLMEGSRIKDLVQVAGGFLDNAESKDINLAQKLNDEDYIYVYSVGESEVDATIDSVVNSSIRKDGCININKATVEELKSIDGIGEVRASKIVEYREENGPYKNIDELKTIGARIGEKTFETIKDKVYVP; from the coding sequence ATGAAAGAATTTTTTAATAAATATAAGATTTTAATAATAGTAGTGATATGTTTATTAGGATTTTTACTTATATTTAGTAATTTTAATAGTAGTATAAATGATGAAGAAGATGCTTTTAAGAAGTATAGTAAAGAAACAGAAATAAAAGAAGATTCTGAAGATAGCTATACGGAAAAAAATAAGGAAGAAGAAATATTTGTGTATATAGGTGGAGCTGTAGTGAAACCTAATGTATATAAACTTATGGAAGGTTCAAGAATAAAAGATTTAGTACAGGTAGCAGGCGGATTTTTAGATAATGCAGAAAGTAAAGATATAAATTTGGCTCAAAAGCTAAATGATGAAGACTATATATATGTATATTCAGTTGGAGAAAGCGAAGTTGATGCTACTATAGATAGTGTAGTAAATAGCAGTATCAGAAAAGATGGATGTATTAATATAAATAAAGCTACTGTTGAAGAGTTAAAATCTATTGATGGTATAGGTGAGGTTAGAGCTTCAAAAATAGTAGAATATAGAGAAGAAAATGGACCATATAAAAACATTGATGAATTAAAAACAATTGGTGCAAGGATTGGAGAAAAGACTTTTGAAACAATTAAAGATAAAGTGTATGTGCCATAA
- a CDS encoding RluA family pseudouridine synthase — translation MSNFISYIVDEVDNGEKIRNYLKYKCNLSSRFCRSAALNKNILVNGEIVKLSYILKAGDKIEINLKKEENQDIEAEKMDLDIIYEDSDIIIINKPPNLVVHPTKSHQSGTLANGVLYHFRENGDSSIVRLVSRLDMNTSGLIIIAKNQFSHMALQRDMTEGHVDKIYRAICHNKMKYSEGTINLPIYASEESKPRRIIDDRGQRSITHYKVIEELNDATYIELKLETGRTHQIRVHLAYYEYPIFGDNLYGKEEKEFIDRQSLHAYKLRFNHPKTGERMEFIAPIPDDMNNLLNKLK, via the coding sequence ATGAGCAACTTTATAAGTTATATAGTAGATGAAGTAGATAATGGAGAAAAAATTAGAAATTATTTAAAGTATAAATGTAATTTATCTTCGAGATTTTGTAGGAGTGCGGCGCTAAATAAAAATATTCTAGTTAATGGTGAAATAGTAAAGTTATCATATATTTTAAAAGCAGGAGATAAAATTGAAATAAATTTAAAAAAGGAAGAAAATCAAGATATTGAAGCTGAAAAGATGGATTTAGATATAATATATGAAGATAGTGATATTATTATTATAAATAAACCACCTAATTTAGTTGTACATCCGACTAAGTCTCACCAAAGTGGTACTTTAGCAAATGGGGTGTTATATCACTTTAGAGAAAATGGTGATAGTTCTATAGTTAGGTTAGTTTCTAGATTAGATATGAATACATCAGGTCTTATAATTATAGCAAAAAATCAATTTTCTCATATGGCTCTTCAAAGAGATATGACAGAAGGACACGTTGATAAGATTTATAGGGCTATATGTCACAATAAGATGAAGTATAGTGAAGGTACAATAAACTTACCTATATACGCTTCAGAAGAATCAAAGCCAAGACGTATTATTGATGATAGAGGACAAAGAAGTATTACTCATTATAAAGTCATTGAGGAATTGAATGATGCCACATATATAGAGTTAAAGCTAGAGACGGGTAGAACTCATCAAATAAGAGTTCATTTAGCTTATTATGAATATCCAATATTTGGAGATAACTTATATGGAAAAGAAGAAAAAGAATTTATAGATAGGCAAAGTTTACATGCGTATAAATTAAGATTTAATCATCCGAAGACTGGTGAAAGAATGGAATTTATAGCGCCAATTCCTGATGATATGAATAATTTATTAAATAAGCTTAAGTAG
- a CDS encoding ribosomal-processing cysteine protease Prp, with translation MIKIDFQKHCDKLISFNISGHAGFDESGRDIVCSAVSVLSGAVINGVTEILKIDAPYDFSDGHMSISLSSLSDEEIEKCQVLMETMLVSLKSLEVNYKDYVNVHIKEV, from the coding sequence ATGATTAAGATTGATTTTCAAAAGCATTGTGACAAATTAATTTCTTTCAACATAAGTGGGCATGCGGGATTCGATGAATCTGGACGCGATATAGTATGTAGCGCTGTTTCAGTGCTTTCAGGCGCTGTTATTAATGGTGTTACAGAGATATTAAAGATAGATGCACCTTATGATTTTAGTGATGGACATATGAGTATATCTCTAAGTTCTTTAAGTGATGAAGAGATAGAAAAATGTCAAGTATTGATGGAAACAATGCTAGTCTCATTAAAAAGTTTAGAAGTAAATTATAAAGACTATGTAAATGTCCATATAAAGGAGGTGTAG
- a CDS encoding LCP family protein, whose product MNNKWGRILRNILVMMMVITGSIGSAVTYLYSGFIFKSDVYGSSETKKEEEIPKITDPVNILITGVDIGTPGEESGSASNPQRTDTIMVAHYEPSLDQMTVISIPRDTKVYSKRQNCYIKITEVHAYGDLHNSGIQDLEETVEELLGININYYMKIDYSGFHEMIDAIGGVTVTIPQTMIYDDPVQDLHINFTKGDVVTLDGQKAEEFFRWRKNNEGIANEKDGGDLGRIDNQVVFIKAFIEKVASPSIVTKIPVLLQSLSNVLYTNMDGDYILKYALNFAKLGVDKVEFATLRGDTPPWEPGEASYFIYYPEWNRDILQALNGKQFFSRYDKNVKIINKSSDSGIGDKLKTILVNDYSYNKYNVNIENNSEEVVENTSLDVYGIDEKYDNVIKDDFLTNVINHNEKSEDTKYDIVVTLGNNSIDIINNYTLKEKVIDTSSNSSTSTNSSNSSY is encoded by the coding sequence ATGAATAATAAATGGGGAAGAATATTAAGAAATATCTTAGTTATGATGATGGTGATAACAGGTAGTATTGGATCTGCAGTGACATATCTTTATTCAGGTTTTATATTTAAAAGTGATGTATATGGATCGTCTGAGACTAAGAAAGAAGAAGAAATCCCGAAGATAACTGATCCGGTAAATATTCTTATTACTGGTGTTGATATAGGAACTCCAGGTGAGGAAAGTGGATCAGCATCTAATCCTCAGAGAACAGATACAATTATGGTTGCACATTATGAACCATCGTTAGATCAGATGACAGTGATTTCTATACCTAGAGATACCAAGGTATATAGTAAAAGACAGAATTGTTATATTAAGATTACAGAGGTTCATGCATATGGAGATTTGCATAACTCAGGAATACAAGATTTAGAAGAAACAGTTGAAGAATTATTAGGAATAAATATTAATTACTATATGAAAATAGATTATAGTGGATTTCATGAAATGATTGATGCTATAGGTGGGGTAACTGTTACGATACCTCAAACTATGATATACGATGATCCAGTTCAAGATCTACATATTAACTTCACAAAAGGTGATGTAGTGACTTTAGATGGACAAAAGGCAGAAGAGTTTTTTAGATGGAGAAAAAATAATGAAGGAATAGCCAATGAAAAAGATGGCGGAGATTTAGGTAGAATTGATAATCAAGTTGTATTTATTAAAGCTTTTATTGAAAAAGTAGCATCTCCAAGCATAGTTACTAAAATACCAGTATTATTACAGTCTCTTAGCAATGTTCTATATACTAATATGGATGGAGACTATATATTGAAATATGCATTGAATTTTGCAAAGTTGGGTGTTGATAAAGTTGAATTTGCTACACTTAGAGGGGATACACCTCCATGGGAGCCAGGAGAAGCATCTTATTTCATATATTATCCAGAATGGAATAGAGATATTTTACAAGCTTTAAATGGAAAACAATTTTTTAGTAGGTATGATAAGAATGTGAAGATTATAAATAAATCTTCAGATTCAGGTATAGGAGATAAGCTTAAAACTATATTAGTTAATGATTATTCATATAATAAGTACAATGTTAATATAGAAAATAATTCTGAAGAAGTTGTAGAAAATACTTCTTTAGATGTTTATGGAATAGATGAAAAGTATGATAATGTTATAAAAGATGATTTCTTGACAAATGTTATAAATCATAATGAAAAATCAGAAGATACGAAATATGATATAGTAGTAACTTTAGGTAATAATAGTATTGATATAATAAATAATTATACTCTTAAAGAAAAAGTTATAGATACTAGTAGTAATAGTAGTACTAGTACTAATTCTAGTAATAGTAGTTACTAG
- the nadD gene encoding nicotinate-nucleotide adenylyltransferase translates to MKKAIFGGTFDPLHIGHLNIAFEALYLLDLDEVIFVPTGNPPHKKNITSNYHRVNMIKGTIDKYDKLSLSTYEIEKEDKSYTFETLEYFRNIEKNTEWYFIVGEDCLLNIEKWKNPDKVLNYATLVVFKRTDNNVNRLKEYKDVIEKKYNTDIILLDNKVIDISSTFIRKSIYQNREVSFLLPSYVRKYIKKFRLYEKGDTLILKEKIKNALKDTLNSDRYDHTIRVVDEAKKLALLYGIDEEKAEIAALAHDCAKNISYDELKEICEKGNMIFTEDDLNSKPIWHAYAAAIIAKEEFNINDEDILNAIKYHTTGRRNMTALEKIIYLADYIEPGRTFEKIQEVRVLAYDKNIDEALIKAINNTIEFLISKGSIIHKSTIEARNYLIMNTK, encoded by the coding sequence ATGAAAAAAGCTATATTTGGAGGAACTTTTGATCCGTTGCATATAGGACATTTAAATATAGCTTTTGAAGCATTGTATCTGCTTGATTTAGATGAAGTGATATTTGTGCCTACAGGAAATCCTCCTCATAAAAAAAATATAACTAGTAATTATCATAGAGTTAATATGATAAAAGGAACAATAGATAAATATGATAAATTATCTTTAAGTACTTATGAGATTGAAAAAGAAGATAAAAGTTATACTTTTGAAACTTTAGAATATTTCAGAAATATAGAAAAAAATACTGAGTGGTATTTTATAGTCGGAGAAGATTGTTTATTAAATATTGAAAAATGGAAAAATCCAGATAAAGTATTGAATTATGCAACTTTAGTTGTTTTTAAAAGAACAGATAATAATGTAAATAGACTAAAGGAGTATAAAGATGTTATTGAAAAAAAATACAATACAGATATAATATTACTTGATAATAAAGTTATAGATATATCTTCTACATTTATTAGAAAATCTATATATCAAAATAGGGAAGTTTCTTTTTTATTACCTTCATATGTAAGAAAATATATAAAAAAGTTTAGACTTTATGAAAAGGGGGATACGCTTATATTAAAAGAAAAAATAAAAAATGCATTAAAGGATACCCTAAATTCAGATAGATATGATCATACAATAAGGGTAGTAGATGAGGCGAAAAAATTAGCATTATTATATGGTATAGATGAGGAAAAAGCTGAGATTGCAGCATTGGCTCATGATTGTGCCAAAAATATCAGTTATGATGAATTAAAAGAAATTTGTGAAAAAGGGAATATGATTTTTACTGAAGATGATTTAAATAGTAAACCTATATGGCATGCTTATGCAGCTGCTATAATAGCTAAGGAAGAATTTAATATTAATGATGAAGATATTTTAAATGCAATTAAGTATCACACTACAGGCAGAAGAAATATGACAGCTCTAGAAAAAATAATTTATTTAGCTGATTATATTGAGCCAGGAAGAACTTTTGAAAAAATTCAGGAAGTTAGAGTATTAGCATATGATAAAAATATTGATGAAGCTTTGATTAAAGCTATAAATAATACAATAGAGTTTTTGATAAGCAAAGGAAGTATTATACATAAAAGTACAATAGAGGCTAGGAATTATCTAATTATGAATACAAAGTAG